One window of Tepidanaerobacter acetatoxydans Re1 genomic DNA carries:
- a CDS encoding ABC transporter ATP-binding protein, translating into MANTLLEVNNLQVQFSTIDSTVTAVDGVSFSVNKGETLGVVGESGCGKSVTSMAILRLLGKTGKITQGEILFEGQDILKKSESDMCQIRGKEIAMIFQDSMTGLNPVMTIGKQLIGTITVHEKMNKKTAEKKAIDMLKKVGIPSPEQRMNEYPHQLSGGMRQRVMIAMALSCNPSLLIADEPTTALDVTIQAQIIELMKDLKKTSEAAIIIITHDLGVVAEMADRIMVMYSGQVVEYADARSIFINPLHPYTRGLLSSIPRLDKDVDVLYAIKGSVPSLQNVPKGCRFCERCQDAMEICKNKPPVLCTVGDCSVRCWKYTK; encoded by the coding sequence ATGGCAAATACATTACTGGAAGTTAATAACTTACAAGTACAATTTAGTACAATAGACAGCACAGTGACTGCAGTTGACGGAGTAAGTTTTTCTGTCAATAAAGGTGAGACACTTGGAGTTGTTGGAGAATCGGGATGTGGGAAAAGTGTTACATCTATGGCAATCCTTCGACTTTTAGGTAAGACCGGGAAAATCACACAAGGTGAAATCCTCTTTGAAGGTCAGGATATTCTTAAAAAATCTGAATCTGATATGTGCCAAATTCGCGGGAAAGAAATTGCAATGATTTTCCAGGACTCAATGACAGGGTTAAACCCTGTAATGACAATTGGGAAACAGTTAATAGGAACCATCACTGTGCATGAAAAGATGAATAAAAAGACGGCGGAGAAAAAAGCAATTGACATGCTTAAAAAGGTGGGGATTCCTTCTCCAGAACAGAGAATGAATGAATACCCCCATCAATTGAGCGGAGGGATGAGGCAGAGAGTGATGATAGCCATGGCATTGTCATGCAACCCATCTTTGTTAATTGCAGATGAACCGACTACTGCTTTAGACGTGACAATACAAGCACAAATTATAGAATTAATGAAAGATCTTAAAAAAACATCAGAAGCTGCTATTATAATTATTACACATGATTTGGGTGTCGTAGCCGAGATGGCAGATCGTATCATGGTTATGTATTCTGGTCAGGTGGTAGAATACGCTGATGCCAGAAGTATCTTTATAAACCCGCTCCATCCTTATACAAGAGGGCTATTGTCATCAATTCCCCGTTTGGATAAAGATGTAGACGTTTTATATGCGATTAAGGGTTCTGTGCCTAGTCTTCAAAACGTGCCAAAAGGATGCCGTTTCTGTGAAAGATGTCAAGATGCAATGGAAATATGCAAGAATAAACCACCTGTTCTATGTACCGTCGGAGATTGCAGTGTCAGGTGTTGGAAATATACTAAATGA
- a CDS encoding ABC transporter ATP-binding protein: MSGVGNILNEQEKTEMKGILEVKNLKKHFVTPKSFFNKEEKRVRAVDDISLFISKGETLGLVGESGCGKSTFGRAVLRLTEPTSGSVHYNGVDILKLNKNDMRNMRQKMQIIFQDPYASLNPRMTVLELIRAPLDAFNIGTEKEREEKVIDILELVGLDKQNLRKYPHEFSGGQRQRIVIARALILNPEFIVCDEPVSALDVSIQSQVLNLMQQLKQELNLTFLFISHNLSVVKHISDRVAVMYLGKIVEIAEKKSLYIDPLHPYTKALMSSIPIPDIDAPERKIILTGEVPSPLNPPTGCRFHTRCSHCMEKCKVQEPALVNVSDKTMVACHLYE; the protein is encoded by the coding sequence GTGTCAGGTGTTGGAAATATACTAAATGAACAGGAGAAGACGGAAATGAAAGGTATCTTAGAGGTAAAAAATTTAAAAAAACATTTCGTAACTCCAAAAAGTTTTTTCAATAAAGAGGAAAAAAGAGTCAGGGCTGTAGATGACATCAGTTTGTTCATTAGCAAGGGTGAGACACTGGGGTTGGTTGGAGAAAGCGGATGCGGAAAGTCCACTTTTGGCCGTGCTGTACTGAGGCTGACGGAACCTACATCCGGTTCGGTTCACTATAATGGTGTTGATATTTTAAAATTGAACAAAAATGATATGCGAAATATGCGTCAAAAGATGCAGATAATCTTTCAAGATCCATATGCATCCCTCAATCCAAGAATGACAGTGTTAGAATTAATCAGAGCACCACTTGACGCTTTTAATATTGGAACGGAAAAAGAAAGAGAAGAAAAAGTTATTGATATACTGGAGCTTGTGGGATTGGACAAACAAAATCTACGCAAGTATCCACATGAATTTTCAGGTGGTCAGAGACAGCGTATTGTAATAGCGAGGGCATTGATTTTAAATCCTGAGTTTATTGTATGTGATGAACCTGTTTCTGCCTTAGATGTATCCATTCAATCACAGGTACTGAACCTGATGCAACAGCTGAAGCAGGAGTTGAACTTGACCTTTTTATTTATCTCACATAATCTCAGTGTGGTAAAACACATAAGTGACCGAGTGGCAGTTATGTATTTAGGTAAAATCGTGGAAATTGCAGAGAAAAAAAGTCTGTATATTGATCCTCTGCACCCGTATACCAAAGCACTCATGTCCTCTATTCCTATACCTGATATCGATGCACCTGAGAGAAAAATTATTTTGACAGGTGAAGTGCCAAGTCCCTTGAATCCGCCAACAGGATGCAGATTTCATACTAGGTGTTCTCATTGTATGGAAAAGTGCAAAGTACAAGAACCGGCCCTTGTTAACGTTTCAGACAAAACAATGGTTGCCTGTCATTTGTATGAATAG
- a CDS encoding Sapep family Mn(2+)-dependent dipeptidase: MLKNQIDIWIENNKSHLIEDIISLINIKSVKEPSYGKYPFGTGCGKVLDKALAMSEKYGFSTKNHQYYCGTAVLEGKTDKEIGIFTHLDVVPEGNGWEYSPYDAVVEKGYIIGRGSGDNKGPAMAALYAVRCLHELGIELNHSIRIFYGCDEETGMSDVKYYLDHHQAPSFSIVPDCAFSVCNGEKGILQMELAGKISDSNLKNFYGGTVSNMVPDTACAVLSCDDKEQIINMIAEQKTEGIFASCEGECLKITAKGVSGHAAFPEGTINAIQKLAAFLNKYSLVEENDSKVLYFIEDAFHDAYGGGLEIAYSDDISGKLTHVGSVAEMENGELTIKINIRYPITTDQENMIRKIHEVGNRYGVYVKSSDNNPPSYVSADSEAIQAMNDICNDVLNTDYEPYVMGGGTYARKLPRAVGYGPGILNDPSPFGTKRGNGHQPDECVKIRDLTNAIKIYVLALIQLDEILP, translated from the coding sequence ATGTTAAAAAATCAAATTGATATATGGATTGAAAACAACAAATCTCATTTGATAGAAGATATAATTTCACTTATTAACATTAAAAGTGTTAAAGAACCTTCCTACGGGAAATATCCCTTTGGAACAGGTTGCGGGAAGGTCTTGGATAAAGCACTTGCCATGAGTGAGAAATATGGATTTTCAACAAAAAATCATCAGTATTATTGCGGTACAGCGGTGCTTGAAGGAAAAACAGATAAAGAAATCGGTATTTTTACTCACTTAGATGTTGTTCCGGAGGGTAATGGTTGGGAATATAGTCCCTATGATGCAGTTGTAGAAAAAGGGTATATTATCGGACGGGGTTCGGGGGACAACAAAGGGCCTGCTATGGCTGCGCTCTATGCCGTCCGATGCTTACATGAATTGGGTATTGAGCTGAATCACTCCATCAGAATATTTTACGGATGTGACGAAGAGACCGGTATGAGTGATGTGAAATATTATTTAGACCACCACCAGGCACCAAGTTTTTCTATTGTACCTGATTGTGCCTTTTCAGTTTGCAATGGGGAAAAAGGTATTCTTCAAATGGAACTAGCAGGCAAAATATCTGATTCTAATTTGAAAAATTTCTATGGTGGAACCGTATCAAACATGGTTCCTGATACCGCCTGTGCTGTTTTGAGTTGTGATGACAAAGAACAAATTATAAATATGATAGCAGAGCAAAAAACTGAAGGTATTTTCGCTTCCTGTGAGGGCGAATGTCTAAAGATTACCGCAAAAGGAGTTTCAGGTCATGCGGCTTTCCCGGAAGGAACGATTAATGCCATTCAAAAACTTGCTGCATTTCTCAATAAATACTCACTGGTGGAAGAAAATGACAGTAAGGTTCTTTATTTCATTGAGGATGCTTTTCACGATGCTTATGGCGGCGGGTTAGAAATTGCCTACAGTGATGATATATCAGGTAAGTTGACACATGTCGGTTCTGTTGCCGAGATGGAAAATGGAGAACTGACTATTAAAATAAATATTAGATATCCGATTACAACTGATCAAGAAAATATGATTCGTAAAATACATGAAGTTGGTAATCGTTATGGTGTATATGTAAAAAGCTCAGATAACAATCCACCATCATATGTATCAGCAGATAGTGAAGCAATTCAAGCAATGAATGACATATGCAATGACGTTCTAAATACCGACTATGAACCTTATGTAATGGGCGGAGGAACCTATGCACGAAAATTGCCTAGGGCAGTTGGATACGGCCCCGGAATTTTAAATGACCCAAGTCCTTTTGGGACTAAGCGAGGCAACGGTCATCAGCCGGATGAATGTGTTAAGATTAGAGATTTGACAAATGCGATTAAGATTTATGTACTGGCTCTGATACAATTAGATGAAATTTTACCATGA
- a CDS encoding serine dehydratase subunit alpha family protein, giving the protein MALDKEKYQAYISILKEELVPALGCTEPIAIAYAAARAREMLGSFPDKVIVRCSGNIIKNAKSVIVPNTGNLKGIIASALAGILVGDSTKEMSLLEELTESDIAKIKELMQTDICRVEMLKSDANLHIVIQVMYADNEASVEIKHTHTNITRIEKDGKLIFQKKCKGENLNGFSTDRSTLNVRDIFDFANTVKLEDIVDLLKGQIEYNLSIAREGINGNYGCGVGKMLIECYGDNTFTKIRAYAAAGSDARMNGCNLPVVTNSGSGNQGMTTSLPVIIYAQEKKIDQEKMYRGLVLSNLITIHLRSAMGRLSAYCGAVCAACGSGAGITYLAGGTLKQIERTITNTLGNVSGIVCDGAKSSCAAKIASGLDAAIMAHFLAMRGTAFETNSGIIKETVEDTIAAVGRLGHDGMKATDVEVLKIMLGQ; this is encoded by the coding sequence TTGGCTTTAGACAAAGAAAAATATCAAGCTTATATTTCTATTCTTAAAGAAGAACTGGTGCCGGCACTGGGATGCACTGAACCGATTGCAATTGCTTATGCTGCGGCTAGAGCCCGTGAGATGCTTGGAAGCTTTCCAGACAAGGTGATTGTAAGATGTAGCGGGAATATTATAAAAAATGCCAAGTCAGTAATTGTGCCCAACACCGGGAATTTAAAGGGCATTATAGCTAGTGCTTTGGCAGGTATTCTTGTAGGAGATAGCACAAAAGAAATGAGTCTGTTGGAGGAGCTCACAGAGTCAGATATTGCAAAGATAAAAGAATTAATGCAGACAGACATCTGCCGGGTTGAAATGCTCAAGTCCGATGCTAACCTGCATATTGTTATACAGGTTATGTATGCAGATAATGAAGCTTCAGTTGAAATCAAACATACCCATACCAACATCACTAGAATAGAGAAAGACGGAAAGCTAATTTTTCAAAAGAAATGCAAAGGGGAAAACCTTAATGGGTTTTCTACAGATAGAAGCACACTCAATGTAAGGGACATATTTGATTTTGCAAACACAGTGAAACTGGAAGATATAGTTGATCTTTTAAAGGGGCAGATTGAGTATAATCTGTCGATAGCACGGGAGGGGATTAACGGTAATTATGGATGCGGTGTAGGTAAAATGCTTATAGAATGTTACGGAGATAACACATTTACCAAAATCCGCGCTTATGCTGCAGCCGGCTCAGATGCAAGGATGAATGGGTGTAATTTACCTGTTGTTACCAATTCCGGCAGTGGAAATCAGGGGATGACCACGTCACTACCGGTAATTATCTATGCACAAGAAAAAAAGATTGATCAGGAAAAGATGTACCGTGGATTAGTGTTATCAAATCTTATTACTATCCACCTGAGAAGTGCGATGGGCAGGTTATCAGCCTATTGTGGAGCTGTCTGTGCAGCCTGTGGAAGTGGAGCCGGTATAACATATCTTGCCGGTGGTACCCTGAAACAGATTGAAAGAACTATAACGAACACTCTTGGCAATGTTTCGGGGATCGTTTGCGACGGAGCAAAAAGTTCCTGCGCAGCTAAGATTGCATCAGGACTTGACGCAGCAATTATGGCACATTTTCTGGCAATGAGGGGCACGGCCTTTGAAACCAATTCCGGTATCATAAAAGAAACTGTGGAAGATACCATAGCTGCTGTTGGAAGATTAGGGCACGATGGAATGAAAGCAACTGATGTTGAAGTATTGAAAATTATGCTAGGCCAATAG
- a CDS encoding cobyrinate a,c-diamide synthase yields the protein MNRGIMIAGTNSGSGKTTISLGIMGALSKRLKVVPFKVGPDYIDPAYHKLVSGSPSYNLDLHMLGEERLVKLFYEKTARGDISIVEGVMGLFDGKDSSGFASSAHVAKILGIPVILVADAGGMSRSASAMVKGYKDFDPELNLAGVIFNRVGGDSHFELLKECVEKDTGLCVLGYLPKDEKLVIPERPMGLMPPEEMKNLEAGLERLNYLVEKHIDLARIFTIAESAHIPALSNEYSKSADTGDKKPKIAVAMDDAFCFYYNASLELFEEKGAKLVPFSPLKDAELPEGISGLYIGGGFPENFGRQLSQNNSMKDSVFCAINAGLPTYAEGGGLMYLAKTVYDRCGKAYPMVGIFDCATVMTDRLQNFGYVTAEVVKDNVIASSGTIITGQEFHYSKINGNLNSASYIIRKPEQNRKWQCGYIYKNCLASYMHIDFYAYPKLLDNFLSKCRQMDDKE from the coding sequence ATGAACAGAGGTATAATGATAGCCGGGACCAACAGCGGTTCCGGCAAGACCACCATAAGTCTTGGAATAATGGGCGCTCTTTCCAAAAGGCTTAAAGTCGTGCCTTTTAAGGTCGGCCCTGACTATATCGATCCTGCTTATCATAAACTCGTAAGCGGGAGTCCATCCTACAATTTAGACCTTCATATGCTGGGTGAAGAAAGGCTTGTAAAATTATTTTATGAAAAAACCGCGCGGGGAGATATCTCTATAGTAGAAGGTGTGATGGGGCTTTTTGACGGCAAAGATTCTTCGGGATTTGCCAGTAGCGCTCATGTGGCTAAAATTTTAGGCATACCGGTGATATTGGTTGCGGATGCCGGCGGCATGTCTAGGAGCGCCTCGGCCATGGTTAAAGGCTATAAAGATTTTGATCCTGAATTAAACTTAGCCGGAGTTATATTTAATCGTGTGGGGGGAGATAGTCATTTTGAACTTTTGAAGGAATGCGTAGAAAAGGATACGGGGCTTTGTGTCCTGGGCTATCTTCCAAAGGATGAAAAACTTGTAATTCCAGAGCGGCCCATGGGTCTTATGCCCCCGGAAGAGATGAAAAACCTTGAAGCAGGTCTTGAAAGATTAAATTATTTAGTGGAAAAACATATAGATTTAGCCAGGATTTTTACAATTGCAGAGAGTGCTCATATACCTGCCCTGTCTAATGAATATAGCAAATCCGCAGATACCGGCGACAAAAAGCCCAAGATTGCAGTTGCCATGGATGATGCCTTTTGTTTTTACTATAACGCTTCCTTAGAGCTTTTCGAAGAAAAAGGTGCCAAGCTTGTGCCGTTTAGTCCTTTAAAAGATGCCGAGCTTCCGGAAGGGATATCCGGCTTGTACATAGGAGGAGGTTTTCCCGAAAACTTCGGCCGGCAGCTTAGCCAAAACAATTCTATGAAGGATTCTGTATTTTGTGCCATCAATGCAGGCCTTCCCACATATGCAGAAGGCGGCGGTCTGATGTATCTTGCAAAGACTGTTTATGATAGATGTGGCAAGGCTTATCCGATGGTCGGTATATTTGATTGCGCAACAGTGATGACAGACAGGCTCCAGAATTTTGGATATGTGACGGCAGAAGTGGTAAAGGACAATGTTATTGCATCTTCTGGCACTATAATAACAGGCCAGGAGTTTCACTATTCTAAGATAAATGGTAATTTGAACAGCGCAAGCTATATTATAAGAAAGCCGGAACAAAACCGTAAGTGGCAATGCGGCTACATTTATAAAAACTGTCTTGCCTCATATATGCATATAGATTTTTATGCATATCCTAAGCTTTTGGATAATTTTCTAAGTAAATGCAGGCAAATGGATGATAAGGAGTAA
- a CDS encoding sirohydrochlorin chelatase, with amino-acid sequence MDKTLLILAHGSKAQSTTEVIYQVREEIAKRNLYKDVKMAFMEFNHPNICEAFDEIYKEGSRQVVAVPMFLFEGNHIRYDIPEELMKVKNAYPDLEISLAKPIGFDKRIADILIERAAEKLWEI; translated from the coding sequence ATGGATAAAACTTTACTTATTCTAGCTCACGGCAGTAAAGCCCAATCTACTACTGAAGTAATCTATCAAGTTCGCGAAGAAATTGCAAAAAGGAATTTATATAAGGATGTAAAAATGGCCTTTATGGAATTTAACCACCCGAATATTTGCGAAGCTTTTGATGAAATTTATAAAGAAGGCTCTAGACAGGTGGTAGCAGTACCCATGTTTTTATTTGAAGGAAACCACATACGGTATGATATTCCAGAGGAACTTATGAAGGTGAAAAATGCTTATCCAGATTTGGAAATTTCACTTGCAAAGCCAATAGGCTTTGATAAGCGCATTGCAGATATTTTAATCGAAAGGGCTGCAGAAAAACTATGGGAAATTTAA
- a CDS encoding precorrin-8X methylmutase has protein sequence MGNLSYVKTPEGIEKKSFEIIEENVDKSNFDSKDWNIVRRVIHTTADFEFANLLKLSPGAIEAGILAIQKGCRIYTDTRMAEAGINKKALKQLGCEVLCMVDDVQVLEMANREGITRSMASIIMASKFPDIKIYVLGNAPTALFKLIELIREGKACPDLIIGVPVGFVGAAESKEELSKLSVPHIITKGQKGGSTIAAAIVNALMYMSLEEKTIKNG, from the coding sequence ATGGGAAATTTAAGCTATGTGAAAACACCTGAAGGCATAGAGAAAAAGAGCTTTGAGATAATAGAGGAAAATGTTGACAAATCAAATTTTGATTCTAAGGACTGGAATATTGTTCGAAGAGTTATCCACACTACGGCAGATTTTGAATTTGCTAATTTGCTAAAATTGTCACCCGGTGCAATCGAAGCAGGGATTTTGGCAATACAAAAAGGATGCCGTATCTATACAGATACCAGGATGGCCGAAGCAGGAATTAATAAAAAAGCGCTTAAACAGCTGGGATGTGAGGTTCTATGCATGGTAGACGACGTGCAGGTGCTAGAGATGGCAAATCGCGAGGGCATAACCCGTTCCATGGCCTCCATAATAATGGCCTCCAAATTTCCAGATATAAAGATTTATGTTTTAGGGAATGCCCCTACGGCATTGTTTAAGCTGATTGAACTTATAAGGGAAGGGAAAGCCTGCCCTGATTTAATAATCGGCGTTCCAGTAGGATTTGTGGGAGCGGCGGAATCAAAAGAGGAGCTTTCTAAGCTTTCGGTTCCACATATAATTACAAAAGGACAAAAAGGAGGCAGCACTATAGCTGCTGCCATAGTTAATGCTCTAATGTATATGAGTCTTGAGGAGAAAACCATTAAAAATGGATAA
- the cbiD gene encoding cobalt-precorrin-5B (C(1))-methyltransferase CbiD has translation MDKYIVKNGKKLRYGYTTGSCAAAAAKAATFALFHDNIPQEIEIDTPKGWPLKLPIAYFEKGEDWSSCGIKKDGGDDPDVTDGLIIYCKAERAGIGIVTKPGLQIKPGEPAINPVPRAMIKNEVCKVLPEGCGVRLTISIPGGEEVAERTFNPMLGIKGGLSIIGTTGIVEPMSTEALKDTLAVQLSILAAQGHKKVILVPGNYGKNYALKSGENPELIVSYGNYLGFALEKVVEYGFKDVLLIGDIGKLIKVAAGIFDTTGKVADARSEIMTAYAACFGVTKDVAINLLNSVTTREALNIIEKAGIDMESFSKFIAERIVARCMWYTGKSLDIGVKIFSLNQGFLAKAHGKGENSN, from the coding sequence ATGGATAAGTACATCGTAAAGAACGGAAAAAAACTTCGATACGGCTATACTACCGGCAGCTGCGCAGCCGCTGCCGCAAAAGCTGCAACCTTTGCGCTTTTTCACGACAACATCCCCCAGGAGATTGAAATTGACACCCCAAAAGGCTGGCCGCTTAAACTTCCGATAGCCTATTTTGAAAAAGGGGAAGATTGGTCAAGCTGCGGCATTAAAAAAGATGGCGGCGACGATCCTGATGTGACGGACGGCCTTATTATCTACTGCAAGGCAGAGCGCGCCGGAATAGGCATTGTCACAAAACCCGGACTTCAAATAAAGCCGGGGGAACCTGCCATAAATCCGGTGCCGCGGGCTATGATAAAAAACGAAGTTTGCAAAGTACTTCCCGAGGGCTGTGGTGTAAGGCTTACCATAAGCATTCCCGGCGGTGAAGAAGTTGCCGAAAGGACTTTTAATCCGATGCTGGGAATTAAGGGAGGGCTTTCGATTATCGGCACTACAGGAATAGTTGAACCTATGTCCACCGAGGCCCTAAAGGATACACTGGCAGTTCAATTGTCAATACTTGCAGCCCAAGGACATAAAAAAGTAATCTTGGTGCCGGGCAATTACGGCAAAAATTATGCACTAAAATCCGGTGAAAATCCGGAGCTTATCGTATCCTATGGCAACTACCTGGGGTTTGCCCTGGAAAAAGTAGTGGAATATGGTTTCAAAGATGTTTTGTTAATCGGAGATATCGGCAAACTCATTAAAGTAGCCGCAGGCATATTTGATACAACGGGGAAAGTTGCCGATGCCCGCAGTGAGATAATGACAGCATATGCAGCATGTTTTGGAGTCACAAAGGATGTGGCGATAAATTTGCTAAATTCTGTTACAACTCGGGAAGCTCTAAATATTATCGAAAAAGCAGGCATAGATATGGAGAGTTTTAGTAAATTTATTGCTGAAAGAATTGTCGCACGTTGTATGTGGTATACAGGGAAAAGTTTGGATATAGGAGTTAAAATTTTTTCATTAAATCAAGGTTTTCTGGCAAAAGCCCATGGGAAAGGGGAAAATTCCAATTGA
- the cbiE gene encoding precorrin-6y C5,15-methyltransferase (decarboxylating) subunit CbiE, which translates to MVGIGPGHPDYITPIALKKIQSADVIIGGRRQLKMCEGVSCAKILFDGKLDLEKALDNPGNVVVLASGDPAIYGILDKVLSLRKKEEIEVIPGISCIQYMLGKLKMPMKNVCAISLHGREQELAEKVKQYKSVVVLTDKIHTPCYIAQSLKQAGIVDVNIYVGENLSYENEKIREFSVKQLAESTQNFDLNVVVITRCGSMDSASLTSFL; encoded by the coding sequence GTGGTAGGCATCGGTCCGGGACATCCTGACTATATAACTCCAATTGCTCTAAAAAAGATACAATCTGCCGATGTTATCATAGGCGGCAGGCGGCAGCTTAAAATGTGTGAAGGGGTTTCGTGCGCAAAAATATTGTTCGATGGCAAATTGGATTTAGAAAAAGCCTTGGATAATCCCGGCAATGTGGTGGTCTTAGCTTCAGGCGATCCGGCGATATACGGCATCCTTGATAAAGTGCTCAGCTTGCGAAAGAAAGAGGAGATTGAAGTGATTCCCGGCATAAGTTGTATTCAATATATGCTGGGGAAACTTAAGATGCCTATGAAAAATGTTTGCGCGATAAGCCTTCACGGCCGAGAGCAGGAGCTTGCAGAAAAAGTCAAGCAATATAAATCGGTAGTAGTACTTACCGACAAAATACATACCCCTTGCTACATTGCTCAAAGTTTAAAACAGGCAGGTATTGTTGATGTAAATATATATGTGGGAGAAAATCTATCTTATGAAAATGAAAAAATAAGGGAATTTTCGGTTAAACAACTTGCCGAAAGTACTCAAAATTTTGACTTAAATGTGGTGGTGATAACAAGGTGTGGCAGTATGGATTCGGCATCCCTGACGAGCTTTTTATAA
- the cbiT gene encoding precorrin-6Y C5,15-methyltransferase (decarboxylating) subunit CbiT: MWQYGFGIPDELFIRGNVPMTKQEIRVLSLSKMRLKNDSIVWDIGAGTGSISVEAAVHCKEGRVFAIEKNPEAVELLKENRNTFGLKNMEIVCGQAPDALLNLPCPDRIFIGGTGDFTEEILKTAAERLAPCGTIVANAIAIDTVCSLQGFFKVRCWDEDITLANISTSKQVKGKTMMLAHNPIYIFAARKPEDSKKAEEPLYE; encoded by the coding sequence GTGTGGCAGTATGGATTCGGCATCCCTGACGAGCTTTTTATAAGAGGCAATGTGCCCATGACAAAGCAAGAGATAAGGGTTTTATCTCTTTCAAAAATGCGGCTCAAAAACGACAGTATAGTTTGGGATATAGGCGCAGGCACAGGCTCGATTTCGGTAGAAGCAGCAGTGCATTGCAAAGAGGGAAGGGTCTTTGCGATTGAGAAAAATCCGGAGGCGGTAGAGCTGCTCAAAGAGAATCGAAATACCTTTGGACTTAAAAATATGGAAATAGTTTGCGGACAAGCGCCTGATGCCCTTTTAAATCTTCCTTGCCCTGATCGCATATTCATAGGCGGGACCGGGGATTTTACCGAGGAAATTTTAAAAACAGCCGCCGAAAGACTTGCGCCCTGCGGCACTATAGTGGCAAATGCCATAGCCATAGATACCGTATGCAGCTTGCAGGGGTTTTTTAAGGTAAGATGCTGGGATGAGGATATTACCCTGGCAAATATTTCTACTTCAAAGCAAGTAAAGGGAAAAACAATGATGCTTGCCCACAATCCCATTTATATATTTGCAGCAAGAAAACCCGAAGACAGCAAGAAAGCAGAGGAGCCTTTATATGAATAA
- the cobI gene encoding precorrin-2 C(20)-methyltransferase: MNKSGKFYGIGVGPGDPALITMKAAQILSKVDMVIAPAADKESLALKIAQPYINCKVIEMNFPMISNKNTLNDIWDKNVKTIQEILQEGNDTAFITLGDPMIYSTYTYILSRLCGYEIETIPGITSFCAAASKVNIPIAEGDAPFAVIPVKDKKLLEKTLKDFDNVILMKISRNYDEVVRALKENGFCAVLITHCGQEDERIEFDLDKYLGRGVSYLSLIIAWRYRK, translated from the coding sequence ATGAATAAATCAGGTAAGTTTTATGGAATCGGAGTGGGACCGGGAGATCCGGCGCTCATTACTATGAAAGCCGCACAGATTTTATCTAAAGTGGATATGGTCATAGCTCCTGCGGCAGACAAAGAAAGCTTGGCTTTAAAGATAGCCCAGCCCTACATCAATTGTAAAGTTATAGAGATGAATTTTCCCATGATTAGCAATAAAAATACACTAAATGACATTTGGGACAAAAACGTTAAGACCATTCAAGAAATTCTCCAAGAAGGCAACGACACTGCGTTTATAACATTGGGAGATCCCATGATATACAGCACTTATACATATATATTATCCCGCCTTTGCGGGTATGAAATTGAAACAATTCCGGGAATAACATCTTTTTGCGCCGCCGCATCTAAGGTCAATATCCCCATAGCAGAAGGAGATGCTCCCTTTGCCGTAATACCTGTTAAAGATAAAAAATTACTTGAAAAAACTCTAAAGGATTTTGACAATGTTATTTTGATGAAAATATCAAGAAATTACGATGAAGTAGTAAGAGCTCTAAAGGAAAACGGCTTTTGCGCAGTGCTCATAACCCACTGCGGTCAGGAAGATGAAAGGATAGAATTTGATTTAGATAAATATTTGGGCAGGGGCGTAAGCTACCTTTCCCTGATTATTGCTTGGAGGTATAGAAAGTGA